One region of Sandaracinaceae bacterium genomic DNA includes:
- a CDS encoding AI-2E family transporter, with the protein MAKSLAARARELRMSSEVPPPRFFLLLMVTFTVLLGMVLRPMASELVLAAVLATALWPLQAWLVRRLHTKRHGLVAGLILLVLVLLLIGPLWGLAALVIRDGSDGLRFVLQTLHGEGVAAMVASLPDSARDLVQLGLEQLPATTDELMATLGTSGNQTARVVGAAVVGTGSFLFHTGLMLVALYFFLTHGEELVHWLDSISPLGRGQTRELLVSFKQVSVAVIVSSLATSTVQALAALIGFLIARVPSPIFFVSLAFVAAFIPAIGAATVSMVAALFLLVTGHPYMALFLAIWSVFVVGLVDNLIKPILIKRGVEIHAGVVFFALLGGLAAFGPIGLLLGPLVVAMFLALLRMYQRDYSPGGNDEEDPVARLMPEHEPEPKPEPEPEPEIGKSIISPRGEETSA; encoded by the coding sequence ATGGCCAAGTCCCTCGCCGCGCGCGCGCGCGAACTACGCATGTCCTCGGAGGTGCCGCCGCCGCGCTTTTTCTTGCTGCTGATGGTCACGTTCACGGTCCTGCTGGGCATGGTGCTGCGGCCCATGGCGAGCGAGCTGGTGCTGGCGGCCGTGCTGGCCACGGCGCTCTGGCCGCTGCAGGCCTGGCTGGTGCGCCGGCTCCACACCAAGCGCCACGGCCTGGTCGCCGGCCTCATCCTGCTGGTGCTGGTGCTGCTCTTGATCGGGCCTCTCTGGGGCCTGGCGGCGCTGGTCATTCGCGACGGCTCGGATGGGCTCCGGTTCGTGCTGCAGACGCTGCACGGCGAAGGGGTGGCCGCCATGGTCGCGAGCTTGCCCGACAGCGCGCGAGACCTGGTCCAGCTCGGCCTCGAGCAGCTCCCCGCCACCACCGACGAGCTGATGGCCACGCTCGGCACGAGCGGCAATCAGACGGCCAGGGTGGTGGGCGCCGCGGTGGTCGGGACGGGCTCGTTCTTGTTCCACACGGGCCTCATGCTGGTGGCGCTCTACTTCTTCCTCACCCACGGCGAGGAGCTGGTGCATTGGCTCGACAGCATCTCGCCGCTCGGCCGCGGACAGACCCGTGAGCTGCTCGTCAGCTTCAAGCAGGTGTCGGTCGCGGTCATCGTCTCGTCGCTCGCCACCTCCACGGTGCAGGCGCTCGCCGCGCTGATCGGCTTCCTGATCGCGCGCGTGCCCAGCCCCATCTTCTTCGTGTCGCTCGCCTTCGTGGCGGCGTTCATCCCGGCCATCGGCGCCGCCACCGTGTCCATGGTGGCCGCGCTGTTCCTGTTGGTCACCGGGCACCCCTACATGGCGCTGTTCCTCGCCATCTGGAGCGTCTTCGTGGTGGGGCTGGTGGACAACCTCATCAAGCCCATCCTCATCAAGCGCGGCGTCGAGATCCACGCGGGCGTGGTCTTCTTCGCCCTGCTCGGTGGGCTCGCGGCCTTCGGCCCCATCGGCCTGCTGCTGGGCCCGCTGGTGGTGGCCATGTTCTTGGCGCTCCTGCGCATGTACCAGCGCGACTACTCGCCGGGCGGCAACGATGAAGAAGACCCAGTGGCCCGGCTGATGCCCGAGCACGAGCCGGAACCGAAGCCGGAGCCCGAGCCGGAGCCCGAAATCGGCAAGTCCATCATCAGCCCACGGGGGGAGGAGACCTCTGCCTGA
- a CDS encoding SMI1/KNR4 family protein encodes MTDTSVLSDLYRRVRTLGNRDPDSKIFGASMHQWTVFQLSPEEQAEAEARHGLTLPDDYRWWISEASGAGIGPFYGLLHPLDSQPCADDLAGAIPLSDHGCGYFDFLLTRGEHAGRVWVDFREGGGPLTEWYPSFAAWLDAWLLRSFAEWGIEYLGTWKVTEADEPFLVEVAAALARIDAGTDDPMLAQYPLPHDKLRIARGRLALHGGRASEAEAMFDAAAEVSKEPDAMRALGRCEIARARGDHAAWLAAADAGLTASALWWISEKQLLAHRYHALEALGRTEDAAVARAAVAKHDPNDAAYQDA; translated from the coding sequence ATGACCGACACCTCCGTGCTGAGCGACCTCTACCGCCGCGTCCGCACGCTGGGCAACCGCGACCCCGACTCCAAGATCTTCGGCGCGAGCATGCACCAGTGGACGGTCTTCCAGCTGAGCCCCGAGGAGCAGGCCGAGGCCGAGGCGCGACACGGGCTCACGCTCCCGGACGACTACCGCTGGTGGATCAGCGAGGCCTCCGGCGCGGGCATCGGCCCTTTCTATGGGCTCTTGCACCCGCTCGACAGCCAGCCCTGCGCGGACGATCTCGCGGGCGCCATCCCGCTCAGTGACCACGGCTGCGGCTACTTCGACTTCCTGCTCACGCGCGGCGAGCACGCGGGGCGCGTGTGGGTGGACTTCCGGGAGGGCGGCGGCCCGCTCACCGAGTGGTACCCCAGCTTCGCGGCCTGGCTGGACGCCTGGTTGCTGCGCTCGTTCGCCGAGTGGGGCATCGAGTACCTGGGCACCTGGAAGGTGACCGAAGCCGACGAGCCCTTCTTGGTGGAGGTGGCCGCCGCGCTCGCTCGCATCGACGCGGGCACCGATGACCCCATGCTGGCGCAGTACCCGCTGCCGCACGACAAGCTGCGCATCGCGCGGGGCCGCCTGGCGCTGCACGGCGGTCGCGCCAGCGAGGCCGAGGCCATGTTCGACGCCGCCGCAGAGGTCTCGAAGGAGCCCGACGCCATGCGAGCGCTCGGCCGCTGCGAGATCGCCAGAGCAAGAGGAGACCACGCTGCGTGGCTGGCCGCCGCCGACGCGGGCCTCACGGCGAGCGCGCTCTGGTGGATCAGCGAGAAGCAGCTGCTCGCGCACCGCTACCACGCGCTCGAGGCGCTGGGCCGCACGGAGGACGCCGCCGTCGCCCGGGCCGCCGTGGCCAAGCACGACCCGAACGACGCCGCGTACCAGGACGCGTAG
- a CDS encoding N-formylglutamate amidohydrolase, giving the protein MNDPQSTPPTALLGPSDPPPFRVLRPEGTSRFVLLGDHAGQAVPHALARLGLPQEELDRHIGWDIGVAGLAEALSARLDAIAILQTYSRLVIDCNRPLTAPDSIATVSDGTRVPANQGLTDQAAQARAAEIFTPYHQRITQELDRRDGRDPILIALHSFTPVFKGHIRPWHVGVLYQRDARLAHAVRDALMGETGLVVGDNEPYSVSDATDYAIPVYGERRGLLHVELEVRQDLILHGEGQDVWAERLARLLRESVPAALPG; this is encoded by the coding sequence ATGAACGATCCGCAATCGACACCACCCACAGCGTTGCTGGGGCCGAGCGACCCACCGCCGTTTCGTGTCCTTCGGCCGGAGGGCACGTCGCGCTTCGTGCTGCTGGGAGACCACGCGGGGCAGGCCGTCCCACACGCGCTGGCCAGGTTGGGGCTCCCTCAGGAGGAGCTGGACCGGCACATCGGCTGGGACATCGGCGTGGCCGGCCTGGCCGAGGCGCTGTCCGCGCGGCTGGACGCCATCGCCATCCTGCAGACGTACTCGCGCCTGGTGATCGACTGCAACCGGCCGCTCACGGCGCCGGACTCCATCGCCACCGTGAGCGACGGAACGCGGGTGCCCGCCAACCAGGGGCTCACGGACCAGGCAGCCCAGGCGCGCGCCGCCGAGATCTTCACGCCCTACCACCAGCGCATCACGCAGGAGCTGGACCGGCGAGATGGACGAGACCCGATCCTGATCGCGCTGCACAGCTTCACCCCCGTGTTCAAGGGGCACATCCGCCCATGGCACGTGGGGGTGCTCTACCAGCGCGACGCGCGCCTGGCGCACGCCGTGCGCGACGCGCTCATGGGCGAGACCGGCTTGGTGGTGGGCGACAACGAGCCCTACTCGGTGAGCGACGCCACGGACTACGCCATCCCGGTCTACGGCGAGCGCCGTGGGCTCTTGCACGTGGAGCTCGAGGTGCGGCAAGACCTCATCCTCCACGGCGAGGGCCAGGACGTCTGGGCGGAGCGCCTCGCGCGTTTGCTCCGGGAGTCTGTGCCCGCCGCGCTGCCGGGGTGA
- a CDS encoding transglutaminase family protein: protein MLIRLGFEIRYRFPQPTPMLVTLNLHDSRRADIAIAQELLLTPGVPLHQYHDGFGNICTRFVAPAGTMTLFSDAVVRDTGNTDDIAPGAQQVPVPQLPDETLVYLLGSRYCETDKLMEQAWSLFGNTPLGWGRVQAICDYVHQRITFGYQYANATKGAAQALEEGRGVCRDYAHSAVALCRCMNIPARYCTGYLGDIGVPYSDAPMDFSAWFEAYLDGRWYTFDARHNTPRIGRVLVARGRDASDAAISNTFGVNTLESFVVWCAETNDSTLTPRG, encoded by the coding sequence ATGTTGATTCGCCTCGGGTTCGAGATCCGCTATCGCTTCCCGCAGCCCACGCCCATGTTGGTGACGCTCAACCTGCACGACTCGCGTCGCGCGGACATCGCCATCGCGCAGGAGCTCTTGCTCACGCCGGGCGTGCCGCTGCACCAGTACCACGATGGCTTCGGCAACATCTGCACGCGCTTCGTGGCGCCGGCGGGCACCATGACGCTGTTCTCCGACGCGGTGGTGCGCGACACGGGGAACACCGACGACATCGCCCCCGGGGCGCAGCAGGTGCCCGTCCCACAGCTGCCGGACGAGACGCTGGTGTACCTGCTGGGCAGCCGCTACTGCGAGACCGACAAGCTGATGGAGCAGGCCTGGAGCCTGTTCGGGAACACCCCGCTCGGCTGGGGCCGCGTGCAGGCCATCTGCGACTACGTGCACCAGCGCATCACCTTCGGCTACCAGTACGCCAACGCCACCAAGGGCGCGGCGCAGGCGCTCGAAGAGGGGCGCGGGGTGTGCCGTGACTACGCGCACTCGGCCGTCGCGCTGTGCCGCTGCATGAACATCCCGGCGCGCTACTGCACGGGCTACCTGGGCGACATCGGGGTCCCCTACAGCGACGCGCCCATGGACTTCTCGGCCTGGTTCGAGGCCTACCTGGACGGGCGCTGGTACACCTTCGACGCGCGCCACAACACGCCGCGCATCGGCCGCGTGCTGGTGGCCCGCGGGCGCGACGCTTCGGACGCCGCCATCAGCAACACGTTCGGTGTGAACACGCTCGAGTCGTTCGTGGTCTGGTGTGCGGAGACCAACGACTCCACGCTGACGCCGCGCGGCTGA